One Aegilops tauschii subsp. strangulata cultivar AL8/78 chromosome 7, Aet v6.0, whole genome shotgun sequence genomic window carries:
- the LOC141027089 gene encoding uncharacterized protein, whose amino-acid sequence MIESLKSMFQVQARTKRFNVWRSLMDSKLKEGEPLSLHVIKMIGYVQVVDRLGFPLLDELPTDAVLSSFPPSYGTFISNYHIHSMDRKLTELHGMLKEVDQDIKKGMHQVLMVQNSRKFQKSWSKKKAKAKGTKMVTSAAVPKLGPDSKTIFYYCKETGHCKRNYSKWLAEHGKKAGNTTSGEGVGKN is encoded by the exons ATGATTgagagtctcaagagcatgtttcaAGTACAGGCAAGGACTAaaaggttcaacgtctggcgatccttgatggattcCAAGCTGAAGGAAGGTGAGCCACTGAGCCtgcatgtgatcaagatgatcggatacGTGCAAGTTGTGGATCGGTTAGGCTtcccgctcttggatgagctgCCTACAGATGCAGTTCTGAGTTCTTTTCCGCCTAGCTATGggacgttcatctcgaactatcatATACACAGCATGGATAggaagctcactgaattgcatgggatgcttaAGGAGGTAGATCAGGATATAAAGAAAGGCatgcatcaagtgttgatggtgcagaactcACGCAAGTTCCAGAAGAGTTGgtccaagaagaaggccaaggcaaaGGGCACGAAGATGGTAACCTCCGCTGCTGTGCCGAAGTTAGGACCAGACTCGAAGACCATTTTCTATTATTGCAAGGAAACTGGTCACTGTAAGAGGAACTATAGCAAGTGGCTTGCTGAGCATGGCAAGAAGGCCGGAAATACCACTTCAGGCGAAG gggtTGGTAAGAACTAG